A window from Candidatus Dadabacteria bacterium encodes these proteins:
- a CDS encoding SAM-dependent methyltransferase, producing MEKPERDNLRGRIEDEIDGRGAVTFERFMERALYEPEIGYYSRAPRIGKEGDFYTGPSAHRAFGETVARVATALKKRLGRADIVEAGGGDGTLANDILSALARDDPETYGGVKYTLVDRCEPEVCAARGHKNFRRVKSFDEAGRIEGMIFSNELFDALPFHRLVFRGGKIREIMISRGFREAGGELSDPALAAYFDRCGGVEKMGFAEGQRFEVCLAAAEMVKRMAQTLKKGLILTIDYGFRTDELYSPDRKEGTFKCVSGHRISESPYENIGEQDITAHVDFGNLEYEGEAAGLATLKYTTQGQFLVDWGIMEAVKENPEEVGAIKNLFMPGMMGDSFRALMQVKNAPELEEGFYPESPLRISFGAD from the coding sequence ATGGAAAAACCGGAACGTGACAACCTGCGCGGGCGCATAGAGGACGAAATAGACGGGCGCGGCGCGGTAACCTTTGAGAGGTTTATGGAGCGCGCCCTTTACGAGCCGGAGATTGGATACTACTCACGCGCGCCCCGCATCGGCAAAGAGGGCGATTTTTATACCGGCCCCTCGGCGCACCGGGCGTTCGGGGAGACTGTGGCGCGAGTGGCAACCGCATTGAAAAAACGGCTTGGTAGAGCGGACATAGTTGAGGCGGGCGGGGGAGACGGGACGCTTGCAAATGACATACTGTCCGCCCTTGCAAGAGACGACCCTGAAACATACGGGGGCGTCAAATACACTCTGGTTGACCGTTGCGAACCGGAGGTTTGCGCGGCGCGGGGGCATAAGAACTTCCGCAGGGTGAAAAGTTTTGATGAGGCGGGGCGGATTGAGGGGATGATATTTTCAAACGAGTTGTTTGACGCGCTTCCGTTTCACCGCCTTGTGTTCAGGGGCGGGAAGATAAGGGAGATAATGATTTCGCGGGGTTTCAGGGAAGCCGGGGGCGAATTGTCAGACCCGGCTCTGGCGGCGTATTTTGACAGGTGCGGCGGAGTGGAAAAGATGGGTTTTGCCGAGGGGCAGCGGTTTGAGGTGTGCCTTGCGGCGGCTGAGATGGTGAAGCGCATGGCGCAAACGCTGAAAAAAGGGCTTATTCTAACGATAGACTACGGCTTCCGAACCGATGAACTTTACAGCCCGGACAGAAAAGAGGGCACTTTCAAGTGCGTGTCCGGTCACCGGATAAGCGAGTCTCCCTATGAGAATATCGGGGAGCAGGATATTACGGCGCATGTTGATTTTGGAAATCTTGAATATGAGGGAGAGGCGGCGGGGCTTGCGACGCTGAAATACACAACGCAGGGGCAGTTTCTTGTTGATTGGGGGATTATGGAGGCGGTCAAGGAAAATCCGGAGGAAGTCGGGGCTATAAAGAACCTGTTTATGCCCGGAATGATGGGGGACAGTTTTAGGGCTTTGATGCAGGTAAAGAACGCGCCGGAACTGGAAGAGGGGTTTTATCCTGAAAGTCCGTTGAGGATTTCATTCGGGGCGGATTGA